A genomic window from Sorex araneus isolate mSorAra2 chromosome 2, mSorAra2.pri, whole genome shotgun sequence includes:
- the LOC129401633 gene encoding patr class I histocompatibility antigen, A-126 alpha chain-like translates to MWDPGPFLLLLSGALTLTQIRAGPHSLRYFRTAVSRPGGGESRFITVGYVDDTQFVRFDSDSASPRMEPRAPWVKQEGPEYWEEETRVAKGNAKIYRVALGNLRGYYNQSEADSHTYQSMYGCDVGSDGRLLRGYTQYSYDGADYIALNEDLRSYTAAAGTQAWRTQRKWDQAGAAQHRRNYLENTCVQGLLRYLEIGKDTLLRQEAPRSHITHRPFSDREVTLRCWALGFYPAEITLTWQRDGEDLTQDTELVETRPAGDGTFQKWAAVVVPSGEEQRYMCRVQHQGLPEPVTLRWEPPSQPTLLTVGIVVGLALLGVMVTGAVVAAIICKKLSGEKGGQYTQDAKSDCSQGSDESLLNPRETSIKDLTVKEQKIKYNIIGLTKMRRR, encoded by the exons ATGTGGGATCCAGGACCCTTCCTTCTGCTGCTCTCAGGGGCCCTGACCCTGACCCAAATCCGGGCGG gcccccactccctgcggtATTTCCGCACCGCCGTGTCCCGGCCCGGTGGCGGGGAGTCCCGCTTCATCACCGTCGGCTATGTGGACGACACGCAGTTCGTGCGCTTCGACAGCGACTCCGCGAGTCCGAGGATGGAGCCGCGGGCGCCGTGGGTGAagcaggagggacccgagtacTGGGAGGAGGAGACCCGGGTCGCCAAGGGCAATGCAAAGATTTACCGAGTGGCCCTGGGCAACCTGCGCGGCTACTACAACCAGAGCGAGGCAG aCTCTCACACATACCAGAGCATGTACGGCTGCGACGTGGGGTCCGACGGGCGCCTCCTGCGTGGGTACACTCAATACTCCTACGACGGCGCCGACTACATCGCCCTGAACGAGGACCTGCGCTCCTATACCGCCGCGGCGGgcacgcaggcttggagaacccagcgcaAGTGGGACCAGGCGGGTGCGGCTCAGCATCGTAGGAACTACCTGGAGAACACCTGCGTTCAGGGGCTCCTCAGATACCTGGAGATCGGGAAGGACACACTACTCCGCCAAG aagcccccagaagcCACATCACCCACCGCCCCTTCTCTGACCGggaggtcaccctgaggtgctgggccctgggcttctaccctgccgagatcaccctgacctggcagcgtgacggggaggacctgacccaggacacagagctggtggagaccaggcctgcaggggatggaaccttccagaagtgggcggCTGTGGTGGTGCCTTCTGGAGAAGAGCAGAGATACATGTGccgtgtgcagcaccaggggctgccagagcctgtcaccctgagatggg agcccccttctcagcccacccTCCTCACTGTGGGTATCGTTGTTGGCCTGGCTCTCCTCGGGGTTATGGTCACtggagctgtggtggcagctATAATCTGCAAGAAGCTCTCAG GTGAGAAAGGAGGACAGTACACTCAGGATGCAA AGAGCGACTGTTCCCAGGGCTCTGATGAGTCTCTCTTGAACCCTAGAG